The proteins below come from a single Mustela erminea isolate mMusErm1 chromosome 14, mMusErm1.Pri, whole genome shotgun sequence genomic window:
- the LOC116573592 gene encoding zinc finger protein 33B-like, with amino-acid sequence MGEKPHEFNSCGKTSHKSPLTDHQLAHIGEKLYKCSECGKSFCKKSSLTRHEETYTGRKPHECNDCGKTFCRKSAFTQHQRTHIGEMHFQHNECSKTFHRQSDIKAHQRIYTGEKRFQCNACGKTFQWQSDIKLHQRIRTGEKPFQCSKCGKTFYQQADVNAHQRILTGEKRFQCNECGKTFYWQSDIHAHQRTHTGEKPFWCNECGKSLHWQPDINVHQRTQTGEKCFQCKECGKTFYRQSDINAHQRIHTGQKPLQCNECDKTFYRQSDVNVHQRTHTGGKRF; translated from the coding sequence ATGGGAGAGAAACCCCATGAATTTAATTCATGTGGGAAAACGAGTCATAAGTCACCCCTCACAGACCATCAGTTAGCACATATAGGGGAGAAACTTTATAAGTGTAGTGAATGTGGGAAGTCCTTTTGCAAGAAGTCATCTCTTACTCGACATGAGGAAACATACACAGGGAGGAAACCCCATGAATGCAATGATTGTGGAAAAACTTTCTGCAGGAAGTCAGCATTCACTCAACATCAGAGAACTCATATAGGAGAGATGCACTTCCAACATAATGAATGCAGTAAGACCTTCCATCGCCAGTCAGACATTAAGGCACATCAGAGAATTTACACAGGAGAGAAACGCTTCCAATGTAATGCATGTGGAAAGACTTTCCAGTGGCAGTCAGACATTAAGCTACATCAGAGAATTcgcacaggagagaaaccctttCAGTGTAGCAAATGTGGCAAAACTTTCTATCAGCAGGCAGATGTTAATGCACATCAGAGAATTCTTACAGGAGAGAAACGCTTTCAGTGTAATGAATGTGGTAAGACTTTTTATTGGCAATCAGACATTCATGCACATCAAAGAACTCACACAGGAGAAAAACCCTTTTGGTGTAATGAATGTGGTAAATCTCTCCATTGGCAGCCAGATATTAATGTTCATCAGAGAACTCAGACAGGAGAGAAATGCTTTCAATGTAAGGAATGTGGTAAAACTTTCTATCGTCAGTCAGATATTAATGCACATCAGAGGATTCACACAGGACAGAAACCCTTACAATGTAATGAATGTGATAAAACTTTCTATCGTCAGTCAGACGTTAATGTgcatcagagaactcacacaggaggGAAACGCTTTTGA
- the LOC116573591 gene encoding LOW QUALITY PROTEIN: zinc finger protein 248-like (The sequence of the model RefSeq protein was modified relative to this genomic sequence to represent the inferred CDS: substituted 1 base at 1 genomic stop codon), with translation MTVSDVNAHQRIHTGEKPYKCNECGKSFYEKSSLTRHERTHTGEKPYECNECRRTFCQKSAPTQHQRTHTGDRPFXCNVCGKTYRHLSAINVHQRTHTGEKPFQCHECEKSFLTKSTLINHQRTHTEEKPFECNECGKSFHHKSTFTTHLRIHSGEKPYKCCECGKTFGRKSALTNHRVFHLGQKLCSKNFLGFSSYPFFFVVTY, from the exons ATGACTGTG TCAGATGTTAATgcacatcagagaattcacacaggagagaaaccttataaatgtaatgaatgtgggaaatcctttTATGAGAAATCATCCCTCACTCGGCATGAGAGAACTCACACAGGGGAAAAGCCCTATGAATGTAATGAATGTAGGAGAACCTTCTGCCAGAAATCAGCCCCCACTCaacatcagagaactcacacaggagaTAGACCTTTTTGATGTAATGTATGTGGTAAAACTTACCGTCATCTGTCAGCCATTAATGtacatcagagaactcacacaggagagaagccctTTCAGTGTCATGAATGTGAGAAATCTTTTCTTACAAAGTCGACTCTTATTAAtcatcagagaactcacacagaAGAAAAACCCTTTGAATGTAATGAGTGTGGGAAGAGTTTTCATCATAAATCTACCTTCACAACCCATCTGAGAATTCACtcaggagagaaaccttataaGTGCTGTGAATGTGGAAAAACTTTTGGCCGGAAATCAGCCCTTACTAATCATCGAGTATTTCACCTAGGGCAGAAACTCTGTAGCAAAAACTTCCTGGGTTTTTCCTCATACccatttttctttgtggttacctaCTAG